The following coding sequences are from one Acipenser ruthenus chromosome 7, fAciRut3.2 maternal haplotype, whole genome shotgun sequence window:
- the LOC131737504 gene encoding U2 small nuclear ribonucleoprotein auxiliary factor 35 kDa subunit-related protein 1-like isoform X1 — MDHTERFKGIPMSKAMRAMCKEEDYAFLRSLDERRQVLSDEIQQVQKELEERHEERVQELMTVQRRHQRERREKERQRELEEMQKEKQEQWRNQAATRAAAQERALRERADRLKQFRDFQRQVLEEELGLSSGENSKVLEDLLLRI, encoded by the exons GCAATGAGAGCTATGTGCAAAGAAGAGGACTACGCCTTCTTGAGAAGCTTGGATGAGAGACGGCAAGTGTTGTCAGATGAAATCCAGCAGGTTCAGAAGGAACTGGAGGAACGGCACGAGGAACGGGTACAAGAACTGATGACT GTCCAGAGAAGGCACCAAAGGGAGCGCagagaaaaagaaagacaaagaGAACTGGAAGAGATGCAGAAG GAgaaacaggagcagtggagaaaCCAGGCAGCTACAAGGGCAGCTGCACAGGAGAGAGCCCTCAGAGAGAGAGCAGACCGGCTAAAGCAGTTTCGG GATTTTCAAAGGCAAGTCCTGGAAGAGGAGCTTGGCCTGTCTTCTGGAGAGAACTCAAAGGTGTTAGAAGACTTGCTCTTGAGAATTTAG
- the LOC131737504 gene encoding U2 small nuclear ribonucleoprotein auxiliary factor 35 kDa subunit-related protein 1-like isoform X2, translating to MDHTERFKGIPMSKAMRAMCKEEDYAFLRSLDERRQVLSDEIQQVQKELEERHEERVQRRHQRERREKERQRELEEMQKEKQEQWRNQAATRAAAQERALRERADRLKQFRDFQRQVLEEELGLSSGENSKVLEDLLLRI from the exons GCAATGAGAGCTATGTGCAAAGAAGAGGACTACGCCTTCTTGAGAAGCTTGGATGAGAGACGGCAAGTGTTGTCAGATGAAATCCAGCAGGTTCAGAAGGAACTGGAGGAACGGCACGAGGAACGG GTCCAGAGAAGGCACCAAAGGGAGCGCagagaaaaagaaagacaaagaGAACTGGAAGAGATGCAGAAG GAgaaacaggagcagtggagaaaCCAGGCAGCTACAAGGGCAGCTGCACAGGAGAGAGCCCTCAGAGAGAGAGCAGACCGGCTAAAGCAGTTTCGG GATTTTCAAAGGCAAGTCCTGGAAGAGGAGCTTGGCCTGTCTTCTGGAGAGAACTCAAAGGTGTTAGAAGACTTGCTCTTGAGAATTTAG